The window TCCCGGCCCACCGGCCAGTACCTGGGTCATTACTTCTTCAGCATCGACGCGGACGGCCACGTCGCGGACGCACGGATGGCGGATGCCCTGGCAGGTCTGCACCGGATCAGCCCGGCCACCCGCTTCCTGGGTTCGTACGGCCGCGCCGACGGACACCGGACGGTCGTGGAGCCGCACACCTCTGACCAGGCGTTCCGGGCCGCGCATGCCTGGGTCAAAGACATACTGTCCGGAGCATCTGTGGTCCCGGAATATATGACGAAAGCTTCGCCCACAGCGTAGACAAAAGCCCCACGGCGCGCTTCCGCCCTCCTGAAACTGTGCGTATGCTTGCCTGATCCATATTGGGGAAGTCCTCAACCGAGGGAGCAGGAGCAGGTCATGGCAGATACCAGCCTAGAAAATGACGGCCAGGGAATGATCGTCAATCCCAAGCCGACCGCTGACAATCAGGACTGGGACGGGGACGACGCCGACCGTGCAGACCGGCTGCGCTTCGAAGAGGAGCAGGCAATGATCCGCGAGCAGTCCGAAGCGCGCGCTGCCAAAGCCGCAGCCGAAGCAAAAAAGGCTGCCGACGCGAAGAACGAGGCCAGCGCCTAAACCGACTCGCTGCCGTCCCTCACCCGGACGAGCAGCGAGCCGGGGGCCACCTGGACGGTGACTTTCGTCGCGGCGCCGGTGGGATCGCCGTCCACCTGTGTCGCCATTGGTTCCGCGCAGCGGATGGTGATCTGACCCGAGCGGTAATACGTCATCACCGGCAGGTTCCGCTTGTGCTTAAGGACAATTTTCCAGTACATCGCCAGCCAGCCAATCGCGCTGCGCGGGCTCATGACCACAACGTCGAGCATTCCGTCGTCGATCATGGCTTGAGGTATGAAGTCGATCCCGCCGGGGATCAGGCCGCAGTTGGCGAACAGCACGCTGCGGATCTTCCGGCTCTGTTGCGGCTGGCCGTCCAGCGAGATGGACACCTTCTTGCGGCGGCCGGGAAGATGGCGCACACCGGCCTCGGTGTAAGCCAGCCAGCCCACCGCTCTTTTGAGTCCGTCGCTGGTGTCCCCCACCACCTCTGCGTCCATCCCAATGCCGGCAATGACCAGGAACGTGTGTTCCGCTGAGGTGCCGGTGCGCGAATTCTCCACCCGCATCCGGGCCGTGTCGATGAATCGCTGGTGCCCGAACAACGCGGTCTCGATATTTGCGTGCAGGTCACCCACCGCCAGATGGATATTGCGGGCCAGCAGGTTTCCGGTGCCGAGCGGTATCAGGCCCATGGCGGTGTCCGTGCCGGCAAGGATGTCAGCTACGACCCTGA is drawn from Micrococcaceae bacterium Sec5.8 and contains these coding sequences:
- a CDS encoding diacylglycerol kinase family protein, whose amino-acid sequence is MRDWLLYLVIAGVLAFALSSWWGVRKLKARHTRSAVWEETHSPGLGQQKVAVVMNPIKSRSVEARGLIEDACAAAGWMPPRFFDTTAEDPGFSQARAAVEYGADVVLVGGGDGTVRVVADILAGTDTAMGLIPLGTGNLLARNIHLAVGDLHANIETALFGHQRFIDTARMRVENSRTGTSAEHTFLVIAGIGMDAEVVGDTSDGLKRAVGWLAYTEAGVRHLPGRRKKVSISLDGQPQQSRKIRSVLFANCGLIPGGIDFIPQAMIDDGMLDVVVMSPRSAIGWLAMYWKIVLKHKRNLPVMTYYRSGQITIRCAEPMATQVDGDPTGAATKVTVQVAPGSLLVRVRDGSESV